AATAATTCTTTAATGTCTTTACATACATAAAGAAATTAGATATATCTAATTTCTTTATGTATATTGAATACCATTATAAATGGAAAATTTGTTAGGAGTGAAAAAATATGAAAAGTACAATATTAACACCTAGTGGGGTAATAAAATTAGAAGAAGAATTAACCCTACGAACCGGAGAAAAAAGAAGAGAAATAACGGCAGCAATTAAAGAAGCAAAAGGGCATGGCGATCTAAGTGAAAATGCAGAATATGATGCAGCTAAAGATGAGGAAGCAACTAATAATGATAGAATAATTGCAGTGCAAGAGTTGCTTCGAAACTCTACAGTAGTAGATGACGAGAGTAGCGATGAACACTTAGGTCTTGGTGGTCAGGCTGACATTAAGTTTCTTGATACAGATGATATTGTAAAAGTACGCTTGGTATCCACAGTAGAGACCAATCCAGACCTTATGAATATAAGTATTGAATCACCACTTGGAATTGCAATCTATAAAAAGGCACTTGGAGAGAAATGCACAGTTTTAGCCCCTGAAGGAAATTACGAAGTAACTATAGAGAAGATTTACGAATAGTAAAAAATATTAAGACTACTTAAATCTTTTTAAAAATTTTTTTGATCAAAGTTAAAATTTAAGCAGAGAGTAATCACTACTTAAATTTTTTCATATTACTAATGAGCTTTGTCAGTTGACGAAGCTTTAAAACTTTTTTCAATCATTTCTACAACTTTAGTATATTTATTCTTTTGATTAGTTGGAAATTTAAAAATAAAAGTATCAATTGAACCTTTTCCAACTACTTTCTTTTGGTATACTATTTTGTCGCCCTCAGTATAAGATATTACAAACCAATTACCA
This window of the Clostridium estertheticum genome carries:
- the greA gene encoding transcription elongation factor GreA, which gives rise to MKSTILTPSGVIKLEEELTLRTGEKRREITAAIKEAKGHGDLSENAEYDAAKDEEATNNDRIIAVQELLRNSTVVDDESSDEHLGLGGQADIKFLDTDDIVKVRLVSTVETNPDLMNISIESPLGIAIYKKALGEKCTVLAPEGNYEVTIEKIYE